The following nucleotide sequence is from Gemmatimonadaceae bacterium.
CTTTGGCGAGAAGAATGGAGTCGGCTCGTATGCTGCGATGCGAGCCCGCGTTGAACACTATAGGCGAAAGGGCGCGAATCCGCACGAAGACTATGAGATCGGGAACATCATCCTAGAAGACCCGTTCTTTTTGCCTCGAGAACAGTGGATTCCGGCCCCGACGGACTTCGCGCCAAGTGTAGTACAAGGCAAAGGCTACGATCTGACGCAGCCCGTAGGGCGTGCACTTTGGGATGCAGTGATAGCAGCCCGTAGCGAAACGAAGGGTCGAGTTGCAGAGCGACCCGTCCAGATTGATGGGCCGATCTATGGCGAAGCGACACGCGGTCGTGTGCGGCTCAGGCAGGGCGCCTTTCGCGTGATGGTAACAGACGCTTATAGTCGGCGATGTGCCATTTCTGGTGAAAAGGCACTGCCCGTCCTTCAAGCGGCACACATCAGACCAGTAGCAGAGGGCGGGCAGCATCGCCTAGACAACGGCCTGTTGCTTCGCTCAGACGTGCACACGCTCTTTGACCGGGGATATATCACTGTCACGCCCGAGCACGAAGTGCTCGTGGCCAGCAAAGCGCTGAAAGATGATTTCGACAATGGCGAGCCATATGCGCCGTTTCACGGGAGCAGGATTCTGTTGCCGGGAAATGAGGATGAGCGACCGTCCCGCGAGCAACTGCAGTGGCATAACGACACATTGTTCCGCGGTTAGGAGGAAGGATGGCCGATCGACTCGCTGAAATAGTCACACGCCTCCGCGAGTTTGTCGCCGAGCGTGACTGGGCGCAGTTTCATGACCCCAAGAACCTCGCGATGGCGGTTGCGAGCGAGGCGGGGGAACTGCTAGCGGAGTATCGGTGGGTCTCAAGCACCGAAGCAGATGCCTGGTCCAAAGATCCGGCTAACCGGAATCGCGTCGCGATGGAGGCGGCGGACGTCGGAATAGCGTTGTTACTGCTTTGTGATCGCATCGGCGTTGATCTGCCGAACGCGATTGGCCAGAAGATCGAGCTCAACGCGCAGAACTATCCCGTAAATGCCTCTCGGGGCCGCGCTCTAAGGCCGGAGCTCTAGGTATCGGTTATCAGACTGTGCTGCGTCGTTTTAGCGGCTGTCACCCTCGCAATACGGACACTGCTCATACAAGTCGCTGTCCCACGCAGCATCACATGTGTCGCATACCTCAAGAGCCGTATCGGGTGCTTCGTCCACAATGACGTCGTGTGGCACAGGCTTGGCACTACTGCAGTACGCCAGCCGATTCACCAGATGATAGCCGGACGTGAGCAACGGGCCGAACGGACCGTCCACGAGGGTCCATAGCGTGCGCGACTTGCGATGGGCGCGAATAACACCGGGATCGATGACGCCGGTGCGCAGTGCTGGTAACTCGCTGATCGGGCCGAACTCGGCCGAAATCGCATCGGGCGACATCAGACGTTGAATGGTCATATCGTTTGCCCGTAGGGGTTCTTCTGTTGTTGTTCGGCGGCTCCGTTAGGGCATACGTCGCGCGCTCTTTCGGCGTAACGCAAGGGAGCACTGTGTGCTGGGCATAAGCGACTCCCGTGGCTAGTACGTGCAATGTGCCGTCTAGGCACTGAAACGGAGACAGCGCCAGCATTCCAAATGCGAGGGCGAATATCGGGATGGAAGCGGTGACGCTGACTCAGCCTGCGACGTGCTCAATGTGAGACGTCATACGCGTGAACGCGAATCATCCAGCCGCTTGCGGAGCACCTCACGTTCAAAATATGCGGGCAACAGAAGACTCCCAGCGACCTTTCGATCGCCGGAAGTCAGGTTGCGCTCGCGGGCTGGTGCTCTCTTTCTCGCCCGTATTTGCGCGACTACGTCGCTACTGCTTCTTGCTGCTGCCGAACTCGTCCGGCAGGGTCGGTCCTCCCCAGCCCAGGTTTCTTGCGGCAGCCCAACTGATATTGTTGAACCTCAAATCGAACACGTAGTAACCGTTGGACGTTGGCGACGTGGTGCTCTCGTTGCGGAATATGCCGCGGAAATACCCGCTGTAGTCCGTCGCGTTCTTGGTATTCCTGTAGAAGCCCTTTGGATTCTCGATCCCGGACAGGCCGATGGCGACGAGTTCATAGTCGTAGGTCAGGAACGTGCCCCTGGTTACCTCGCCACTTCCGGGCTGTCCGCAAGCGTTCCACAACCGGGCGTAATCTTGGGGATCTTCTCTTGAAGGATAGGTCGCGTTCCGACCCTTGACGGTTACCGTGAATGTCTCCAGGTCCTTGCTCCACCATGCGCTCTGGTTTTGCCAGGTGTCGGCATTCTCGTCGGCCATCTGAGCAAAGCCTTCGTTGACGTTGCTCGGGTTCGCTCTGCCGTCGTTTGCGAACCAGTTGGTCAGGACGACGTTATTGTCGATGTAGTACTCCGGCGCATTCCTGACCACGAAGAGCGCACCGTCCCGCTGCGGCCACGCGACGTCAGAGCAGCGTGCGTTGCGCCCGCTCTTTGCGTCGGCCCACGTGTCGTACACTGACACGCTGCCGGTGTAGCCGAACCGCTCGGACGACGCGTAGAAGTGGTCGCCGCCCGCTGACGCACTCTGTCCTTGCGACTGGAAGGCCGTGGACTGCCGTGCCACCGCGGCCTCGTTGCCGGCTATACTCGTCGGCTCCGTCGTGCATCCAGTTGAAGTCAGCACGACCGCTGCGACAATCGCTGCGGAATATCTCATCTCTCGCCTACCTCAGAAATTGAAGGACACCTGTGGTGAAGAGCGATTAGTTCGGGGCGATCAATACCACCTCACTGTCAAAGGGGCGTCAGGGCGCCTACTGCGTGATTCCTTAGAACGGCTATCTCTTTACGCCGTGCTGGAGTGTGTAGAGGTTTCCCTCGCCCGGTGTAAGGGTTTCGAATGAACTTCCGCCTCCGTCCTCGTGTGCCTCGCCGTCACTGAGAAGCGCTGCTCCGCGCGGCAGTCGCACTGCGTGCTAACGGTCGATTACCAGCTAGCTTCCTTCCACTGAATGCCCACCCCCGCCCTCACCGTCCTAACCACCGTCTTCGGCTACCCCTCCTTCCGCGGTAATCAGGCGGAGGTGATCGAGCACGTCGCCGCCGGCGGCGATGCCCTGGTGCTGATGCCCACGGGGAGTGGCAAGTCGCTCTGCTACCAGATCCCGGCCCTCATGCGCCCGGGCGTCTGTGTCGTGGTCTCGCCCCTCATCGCCCTCATGCACGACCAGGTGGCTGCGCTAGGCGAACTGGGTGTCCGTGCCGCCTATCTCAACTCGACGCTCAGCGCCACCGAGGCCGCCGCCGTCGAACGTCAGGTCCGCGCCGGCGAGCTCGACCTCGTCTACGTTGCCCCCGAACGCCTGCTCACCGATCGCTGCCTGCAGCTGCTCGAGTCGTCCACGCTCGCGCTCTTCGCCATCGATGAAGCCCACTGCGTCTCGCAGTGGGGGCACGACTTCCGTCCAGAGTACATCCAGCTCTCGGTCCTGCACGAGCGCTTCCCCGCCATCCCGCGCATCGCGCTCACCGCCACGGCCGACCGCCAGACGCGCGCCGAGATCATCGACAAGCTCCAGCTCGGCAACGCCCGCGTCTTCTCGGCCAGCGTCGACCGTCCCAACATCCGCTACCGCGTCGTCGAAAAGCTCAACGCCCGCAAACAGCTCCTCGACTTCATCCGCGCCGAGCACGCGGGCGAGTCGGGTATCGTCTACTGCCTCTCGCGCAAGAAGAGCAAGGAGACTGCCGCCTTCCTCGACGACCACGGCATCACCGCGCTCGCCTATCACGCCGGCATGAGCACCGCCGCGCGCACGCGCGCGCAGCAGCGCTTCCAGCGCGAGGACGGCGTGGTGGTGGTGGCCACCATCGCCTTCGGCATGGGCATCGACAAACCCGACGTGCGCTTCGTCGCGCACCTCGATCTCCCCAAGAGCATCGAGGGGTACTATCAGGAGACCGGACGCGCCGGGCGCGACGGGCTCCCCGCCAACGCCTGGATGACCTACGGCCTGCAGGACGTGGTGCAGCTGCGCCAGATGATTGACGGCTCCGAGGCCGACGAGGCGTACAAGAAGGTGCAGGTGGCCAAGCTCGACGCGATGCTCGGCTTCTGCGAGACCTCCGAGTGCCGACGCATGCGCCTGCTCGCCTACTTCGGCGAGAGCGGCGCCCCCTGCGGCAACTGCGACACCTGCCTCACCCCGCCCGTCACCGTGGACGGCACCATCCCCATGCAGCAGCTGCTCAGCTGCATCTACAGGGTAGGGCAGCGCTTCGGCGCCATGCACGTGATGGACGTGCTGATGGGGCACGACACGGACAAGATCCTGCATTGGCGGCACCACGACCTCAGCACCTTCGGCATCGGCAAGGATCGCTCGGCCCCCGAATGGCGCGCGATCATCCGCCAGGCTATCGCACTCGGGCTGATCGTGGTGGACCACGCCAACTACAGCGCGCTCAAGCTCACCGCCGCCGCGCGCCCCGTGCTCAAGGGCGAGCAGCGCGTGCCGCTGCGCGAGTATCGCAAGGCCGAGAAGGTGAAGAAGGCCAAGCCCACGTCAACGTTCGTGGCCGATTTGCCCGCCGAGGCGCTCCCCGTGTTCGAACGCCTGCGCGAGTGGCGGCGTGCCACCGCGGCCGAGCATGGCGTGCCTGCGTATGTGATCTTCCACGACGCCACGCTGCACGAGATTGCGCTCGTTCGCCCCGGCACGCTCGCCGAGCTCGGGCGCATCAGCGGCGTGGGGGCCAAGAAGCTCGAGGCGTACGGGGCGGAGATTGTGGGGATGGTGGGGTAACGCTCGCTGCCCGCCTTGCAGCGCGTCCCACTGGTGTCGAGCGCAACAAAACGATGATGATTGGGTCGCGGCAGGCCGGTAGCGTGGGGCGCGGAACTCGACGCTGACCGCTCCTGCGCCCGGTCGCGGGCACGCTTGTGTGCAGTAGCACTAAGTGCTACACTTCTCAGGCGCACCAGCACGGTCCAACCATGCGGGTGTTCAAGACGGCCTGGTTCGCTCGCGCAGCAAAGCGGGCGCGGATAGCCGACGCTGACCTGTGCCGCGCTGTGCGCGAGGCACGTCGGGGGCGGGCGAACGATCTTGGCGGAGGCGTTCTCAAGAAGCGCCTGAACCGGAACCTTCACCGGAGCATCCTCCTGGCGAAGGGTGGGCAGCTGTGGCTCTACGTTCACCTTTTCGCCAAGCAGGACAAGGCCAGCGTCACCCCGGCGGAACTCGCGGCGTTTCGCAAACTGGCAGCGATCTACGCCGCCCTGAATGCCAAGCAGCTGACCGAACTGTTGCTGACTGGCCACCTGAAGGAGATCTGCCGTGAGCAAGAGTAAGTTCAGAAGCCCAGCCTTCAAGTCGATCCACGCGTCGGCATCGGCACTGCTGAAGGTTGGGGCCATCAGCAAGGCGACGATGCGCGAATTCGATGAATCGTGCCTCACCGCGCCTCCAACGCTCGCGCCGCGTCAGATCAAGCAGCTCCGCGAAAGCCACCATGTGAGCCAGCCGGTCTTCGCGCGGTACCTCAACACGAGCGAGAGCACGGTGGAGAAGTGGGAAACCGGCGCGAAGCGGCCGAGCGGGATCGCGCTCAAGATGCTCGCGGTGGTGCAGAAGCACGGGTTGCGGATTCTGGGATAACGCTCCATCTATTGCTGGCTATACGCCATTGGCGTATATTTCGTACTCCCTGCTTTCGATGAGCCGAAGACGATGCGGAAGGAACTGTTCGACGAACTCCTCGAGAGCGTCACCGAAGCCAAGGCAATTGCCCGCGGAAAGAAGGCGCCGTCACGCGCGTTCGGTGCCGCCGAAGTGCTCGATGGCCGGCACCCTGATGTCGCTGCGCTCCGCAGGCACTTCAAGTTGAGCCAGTCCAAATTCGCCGCGCTGCTCGGCATCAGCGTTGACACGCTGCAGAACTGGGAGCAGAAGCGTCGTCGGCCTGAGGGGCCAGCGAAGGTCCTTCTTCGCATCGCGGCCACGCATCCGGAGGCGCTATTGGACGGGGCCGCCGCCAGGGCGTCGTAACGGCGGGGGAATGCGCTCGCAGATTCTCAACGCTTGGTCTTAGCGTTTCGCTTCGTTGCCTTTCGGCGCGGCGTGTTCTCGCTGACCCGCGACGAGTTGGTACGGCGGAACTCCGCCTCTGTAGGAATCGGCTGTACCGGCAGCGGCTTGATGCGGGCCAGATCGTCCTTGATGGCCTGACGCGCGTCCCAGAGATCGACATCCCGCTGCAAATCGAGCCAAGACTCGGGCGACTGGTTGAACAGGCGGCCAAGCCGCAGCGCCATGTCCGCGCTGACGCCACGACGCTCGTTGATGAGCTCGTTGATGGACTGCCGGGAGACGCCGAGGGCGGCTGCCAGGGATGTCACCGTGTACCCGTAGTCGGGTAGGTAGTCCTCTCGTAGGTGCTCCCCGGGATGCGCCACACGGTACTGGGGACGGCCGGTCACCGGAATGCTCATAACAGATGCCCTCTCAGTGGTAGTCGCAGAACTCCACATCATATGCGTCGCCGTCTTCGAATCGAAAGCAGATGCGCCACTGCCGGTTCACGGCAATGGAGTACTGACCAGCACGATCACGCTGCAGCTTGTGCAGCCGAAATCCCTGTGGGAATCCCAGTTCCCCAACAGATCGTGCGATCTCAATGCGTTCGAGGCGCTTCGCCGCGCGCCAGGCCAGGTCAGCCGGAACGCCAGGCGCGCATCCAAGCAAGAACAGTTCCTGCGTCCGCCTGTCACGAAAGTTCTTGATCATGGAATGTACCGTGTCACGTGACACGTGACAAGTGACGGTGATGGCACAACACCCAGACCATCATTGCGCCTGGGTGCTTCGGTGCCGTCGTCATTCCATCGCTGTTGGGATCGTTCAGCCGCCCCCGCGCAGCCTTGCCGTCGCCTCGTGCAGCCGCACCATGGCCAGCGTATCGAGCTCGCAATACCGCAGCAACTGCTCCCGCTTGGCCGGCACGAGCTCCTCGTCCATCACCTTCACGCGCATCAGCCCGAACACGCCCAGCGCGTCGTCGCCGTTGTTCACCGGCAGCGACTTGTAACTGAGCTCGGGGACCATCACTGGCAGCACCTTCTTGATGG
It contains:
- a CDS encoding helix-turn-helix domain-containing protein, giving the protein MRKELFDELLESVTEAKAIARGKKAPSRAFGAAEVLDGRHPDVAALRRHFKLSQSKFAALLGISVDTLQNWEQKRRRPEGPAKVLLRIAATHPEALLDGAAARAS
- a CDS encoding DNA-binding transcriptional regulator, whose amino-acid sequence is MSKSKFRSPAFKSIHASASALLKVGAISKATMREFDESCLTAPPTLAPRQIKQLRESHHVSQPVFARYLNTSESTVEKWETGAKRPSGIALKMLAVVQKHGLRILG
- a CDS encoding nucleotide pyrophosphohydrolase; this encodes MADRLAEIVTRLREFVAERDWAQFHDPKNLAMAVASEAGELLAEYRWVSSTEADAWSKDPANRNRVAMEAADVGIALLLLCDRIGVDLPNAIGQKIELNAQNYPVNASRGRALRPEL
- a CDS encoding HNH endonuclease, whose protein sequence is MKAYVAVTDGDWFRFLSEQPGIDEVNFWQPGGGRGFNVLTLGAPLLFKLHAPNNFIAGGGFFASFSRLPISIVWETFGEKNGVGSYAAMRARVEHYRRKGANPHEDYEIGNIILEDPFFLPREQWIPAPTDFAPSVVQGKGYDLTQPVGRALWDAVIAARSETKGRVAERPVQIDGPIYGEATRGRVRLRQGAFRVMVTDAYSRRCAISGEKALPVLQAAHIRPVAEGGQHRLDNGLLLRSDVHTLFDRGYITVTPEHEVLVASKALKDDFDNGEPYAPFHGSRILLPGNEDERPSREQLQWHNDTLFRG
- a CDS encoding HigA family addiction module antitoxin, giving the protein MSIPVTGRPQYRVAHPGEHLREDYLPDYGYTVTSLAAALGVSRQSINELINERRGVSADMALRLGRLFNQSPESWLDLQRDVDLWDARQAIKDDLARIKPLPVQPIPTEAEFRRTNSSRVSENTPRRKATKRNAKTKR
- a CDS encoding type II toxin-antitoxin system RelE/ParE family toxin, with translation MIKNFRDRRTQELFLLGCAPGVPADLAWRAAKRLERIEIARSVGELGFPQGFRLHKLQRDRAGQYSIAVNRQWRICFRFEDGDAYDVEFCDYH
- a CDS encoding type II toxin-antitoxin system RelE/ParE family toxin; translation: MRVFKTAWFARAAKRARIADADLCRAVREARRGRANDLGGGVLKKRLNRNLHRSILLAKGGQLWLYVHLFAKQDKASVTPAELAAFRKLAAIYAALNAKQLTELLLTGHLKEICREQE
- the recQ gene encoding DNA helicase RecQ yields the protein MPTPALTVLTTVFGYPSFRGNQAEVIEHVAAGGDALVLMPTGSGKSLCYQIPALMRPGVCVVVSPLIALMHDQVAALGELGVRAAYLNSTLSATEAAAVERQVRAGELDLVYVAPERLLTDRCLQLLESSTLALFAIDEAHCVSQWGHDFRPEYIQLSVLHERFPAIPRIALTATADRQTRAEIIDKLQLGNARVFSASVDRPNIRYRVVEKLNARKQLLDFIRAEHAGESGIVYCLSRKKSKETAAFLDDHGITALAYHAGMSTAARTRAQQRFQREDGVVVVATIAFGMGIDKPDVRFVAHLDLPKSIEGYYQETGRAGRDGLPANAWMTYGLQDVVQLRQMIDGSEADEAYKKVQVAKLDAMLGFCETSECRRMRLLAYFGESGAPCGNCDTCLTPPVTVDGTIPMQQLLSCIYRVGQRFGAMHVMDVLMGHDTDKILHWRHHDLSTFGIGKDRSAPEWRAIIRQAIALGLIVVDHANYSALKLTAAARPVLKGEQRVPLREYRKAEKVKKAKPTSTFVADLPAEALPVFERLREWRRATAAEHGVPAYVIFHDATLHEIALVRPGTLAELGRISGVGAKKLEAYGAEIVGMVG